The proteins below are encoded in one region of Streptomyces sp. NBC_00490:
- a CDS encoding phosphotransferase family protein, whose protein sequence is MTTTPLLSELTARVKARAHSHTTPCPCGATRVLADRPDATVVRHADTVAKAHAPNTPPTELTSRLTTATTLPDVLLPPLTPTPVPLHGRLVTFWPYGTPVDPDTPDKAPWEEAATLLAHLHRTPAPPGTPLMRGPAKAAQSIARLRAAPAAPEPLVRPVLAAWSALPAWARAETPMPDTHTLCHGDLHLGQLVRHPASDGPWRLIDVDDLGRGVPAWDLARPAAWYACGLLHPDEWNRFLDAYRAAGGPAVPADGDPWPALDVAARALTVQTAARALAKAAAANRCLDEVEQLVVDACARMGSAPPELTRTDAK, encoded by the coding sequence GTGACCACCACCCCCTTGCTCTCCGAGCTCACCGCCCGAGTCAAGGCCAGGGCCCACTCCCACACCACCCCCTGCCCCTGCGGAGCAACCCGCGTACTGGCCGACCGCCCCGACGCCACAGTCGTCCGCCACGCCGACACCGTCGCCAAGGCCCACGCCCCGAACACACCCCCCACCGAACTGACCTCCCGCCTCACCACGGCGACCACCCTCCCCGACGTCCTCCTCCCCCCACTCACCCCGACTCCGGTCCCCCTGCACGGCCGCCTGGTCACGTTCTGGCCCTACGGCACCCCCGTGGACCCGGACACCCCGGACAAGGCCCCCTGGGAGGAGGCGGCAACCCTCCTCGCCCACCTCCACCGCACCCCCGCCCCACCCGGCACCCCCCTCATGCGCGGCCCCGCCAAGGCGGCCCAGTCCATCGCCCGCCTCCGCGCCGCACCCGCCGCCCCCGAACCCCTCGTACGCCCCGTCCTCGCCGCCTGGTCCGCCCTCCCCGCCTGGGCCCGCGCCGAGACCCCCATGCCGGACACCCACACCCTGTGCCACGGCGACCTCCACCTCGGCCAGCTCGTCCGCCACCCCGCCTCCGACGGCCCCTGGCGCCTCATCGACGTGGACGACCTAGGACGGGGCGTCCCCGCCTGGGACCTCGCCCGCCCGGCCGCCTGGTACGCCTGCGGCCTCCTCCACCCCGACGAGTGGAACCGCTTCCTCGACGCCTATCGCGCGGCGGGCGGCCCGGCCGTCCCCGCGGACGGCGACCCCTGGCCCGCCCTGGACGTCGCGGCCCGCGCCCTCACCGTGCAGACCGCGGCCCGCGCCCTGGCGAAGGCCGCCGCGGCGAACCGCTGCCTGGACGAGGTCGAGCAGCTCGTTGTCGACGCCTGCGCACGAATGGGTTCCGCCCCACCCGAGTTGACCCGCACCGACGCGAAGTAG
- a CDS encoding TFIIB-type zinc ribbon-containing protein yields the protein MQCPKCHAPMHTYNRNGVQIEQCSGCRGIFLDYGELEALTRLETQWTQPAPPPPPAAPQAYPAAPAAPMAPAWGAPQHGGHGGHYGHKRHKSFGHMLFSS from the coding sequence ATGCAGTGTCCGAAGTGTCACGCGCCCATGCACACGTACAACCGCAACGGTGTTCAGATCGAGCAGTGCAGCGGCTGCCGCGGGATCTTTCTCGACTACGGCGAGCTGGAGGCGCTGACCCGTCTGGAGACCCAGTGGACCCAGCCCGCCCCGCCGCCGCCCCCGGCCGCCCCGCAGGCCTACCCGGCGGCGCCCGCGGCCCCCATGGCTCCCGCCTGGGGCGCCCCGCAGCACGGCGGTCACGGTGGCCACTACGGCCACAAGCGTCACAAGAGCTTCGGGCACATGCTGTTCTCCAGCTGA